The Sesamum indicum cultivar Zhongzhi No. 13 linkage group LG2, S_indicum_v1.0, whole genome shotgun sequence genome contains a region encoding:
- the LOC105178992 gene encoding UDP-glycosyltransferase 74G1-like, translated as MDNEETYKAHVVVLAYHGQGHINPMVQFSKRLAAKGIKVTVTTTLSNTKAMKSAYGPIKFETIYDDCTEGGVAGPGGFKGFLDRFEAIGSRNLVEFISKFQDSEKPVKCLVYDANIPWASNVATELGIARAAFFTQSCAFVTTCYPMHCDLSGKPPSVPLLSMPGLPELRVPNLPSLGPETGRYPPIIRLILSQFDNSEKADWVLFNSFAKLEEEVINWMSRLWPLKTIGPTLPSVYVDNRLKDDNDYGFNIYTPNTDTCMKWLDSKETRSVIYISFGSAASLSAEQTTELANALLHGNKSFLWVVKPSEESKLPTNFSKGNPDKGLVVKWCPQLAVLAHGAVGCFVSHCGWNSTMEAISLGVPLVAMPQFLDQMTNAHFVEHVWQVGIKPKTDENGVASCEEIETCIDEIMQGERGREIKKNAARWRASAKEAIDEGGSSDKCIDDIIAQLSSC; from the exons ATGGACAATGAAGAAACTTATAAAGCTCATGTAGTAGTGCTAGCTTATCACGGACAGGGCCACATAAATCCCATGGttcaattttctaaacgtTTGGCTGCAAAAGGGATCAAAGTTACGGTAACCACTACTCTCTCAAACACCAAGGCCATGAAATCTGCCTATGGTCCGATCAAGTTTGAAACGATATACGATGATTGCACAGAAGGCGGGGTGGCTGGACCTGGTGGATTCAAAGGCTTTCTTGATAGATTTGAGGCCATTGGTTCAAGAAACTTGGTAGAATTCATCAGCAAGTTTCAAGATTCTGAGAAGCCTGTGAAATGTCTGGTTTATGATGCCAACATACCGTGGGCCTCAAATGTGGCGACTGAGCTGGGAATTGCCAGGGCTGCCTTCTTTACACAGTCTTGTGCTTTTGTTACTACTTGCTACCCAATGCATTGCGACTTGTCGGGAAAGCCTCCATCGGTCCCTCTTCTATCAATGCCCGGATTGCCTGAGCTTCGGGTTCCAAATCTGCCTTCATTAGGTCCTGAGACAGGTAGATATCCTCCTATAATTCGGCTCATTTTGAGTCAATTCGACAACAGTGAGAAAGCGGATTGGGTACTCTTCAACTCTTTCGCAAAGTTGGAAGAGGAG GTAATCAATTGGATGTCCAGACTCTGGCCTCTGAAGACAATCGGACCAACACTACCTTCAGTTTATGTAGACAACCGGTTAAAAGATGACAATGATTATGGCTTCAACATCTACACCCCAAACACTGACACCTGCATGAAATGGCTCGACTCCAAGGAGACACGATCAGTCATTTACATTTCATTTGGCAGTGCTGCGAGTTTAAGCGCAGAACAAACAACAGAACTAGCCAACGCCCTCTTGCATGGTAACAAGAGCTTCTTGTGGGTGGTGAAACCATCCGAGGAAAGTAAGCTGCCTACCAATTTTTCAAAGGGAAATCCAGACAAAGGATTAGTAGTGAAATGGTGTCCTCAGTTGGCAGTTTTAGCTCATGGTGCAGTTGGGTGTTTTGTGTCTCATTGTGGTTGGAATTCCACAATGGAAGCAATAAGCCTGGGAGTGCCTTTGGTGGCAATGCCTCAGTTTCTAGACCAGATGACTAATGCACATTTCGTGGAGCATGTCTGGCAGGTGGGGATCAAACCTAAGACAGACGAGAACGGAGTAGCCTCGTGTGAGGAAATAGAGACGTGCATTGACGAAATCATGCAAGGGGAAAGAGGACGAGAGATCAAGAAGAATGCAGCTCGTTGGAGGGCGTCGGCCAAGGAGGCGATTGATGAAGGGGGGAGTTCTGATAAGTGCATTGATGATATAATTGCTCAGCTGAGCAGCTGCTAG